TGAACTCCAAATTTAATTTATGGGAACATATGCTTTCACATGTGAACAACTGACCTCACATGTCTCTTTTGTTTTCACGTGTGAATACTTCAGCTTAACATGTGAAACTGCACATTTCACATGTGGTTCTTTTGAAAGGGATGTAATGAAATGGTATGGGCGTTTTAAGGTAAGTGGCACACTGTTCAGCTAAGATAGTGTAAACATCTTTAATcaatatgattacatttgacCTGATCACTTAGTACTGATTTTTCAAAATGaccccacctgggatttgaactgacAACATCTGGATCTGGAGTACACTGATCTTTCTGCTGCGCCACAAAGTCTGTAGCATTCTCAGAAGTCCCATACAGATTAATTAactataatacatctctgcacgccatctgcactgctatttcAGTTATCAGttcatctgactattctctcatcaatgatttcatttacttatttcagcaacttgagggttttctgtatagttgtggggcatattattccattttaatgttactcctgaatcactatgaaaAATATAAACGTTTTTCTTGAGTGAATTTTCAacaaagctgagatttactttgaagtccaaagtgtAGGAATCCAAGTGAAATCATTTATTGACACAGACATGGCGGTgtagcaggaagatcggaatgctgtcaaccaagaggttgtgagttcaaatcccaggtgaggtcatattgaataataattactgtataaataaacatacacaatgtaatcatgtacagtgccttcagaaagtattaatacctcttgacttattccacagtttgttgtgttacagcctgaattcaaaatggatgacatttatttcacccatctacacacaacaccccattatgacaaagtgaaacatgttttgagaattgtttgcaaatgtatttaaaatgaaatacaataaatatctaatttacatacagtaccagtcaaaggtttggacacacctactcattccagggtttttctttatttttactattttcaacattgtagaataatagtgaagacatcaaaactatgtaataacacatatagaatcatgtagaaaccaaaaaagtgttaaacaaatcatttctgggtaagtctataagtgctttccacacctggattgtgcaacatttgctaatttgcccttgaccagcacaaaaacatcctgtggcgtacggcattagcatcgaacagcccccgcgattgTCACGATCATCGAAGGAGGAGGACcgaggcgcagcgtgatattcgTACATCTTACTTTATTAAGTGCACATacgacaaacaaaacaacaaacgatacgtgaagtccaacggtactaacacaaaccaaaaggaacaagatcccacaaacactgtggaaaaacagactgtttaaatatggttcccaatcagagacaaccagcaacagctgacactcgttgcctctgattgagaaccactctggccaacatagaaacacaatacaagAACTATaccctagaaacacaaaactagaacaacataaagaacactcacaccctggctcaacatgcaagcatccccagagccagggcgtgacagtaccccccccaaaggcgcggactccgaccgcgccaacagaacaccacaggggagggaccgggtgggcactccgccttggcggcggatccggctccgggcatgatccccactccctctctaaccccccacagtacccctggtccggtctggccctgctggccggagctggactgaacactggtggagcggattgctctagctccggcgtggagcagctgaccggtgccggaccaggcaccggtggaacaggcacaagctgtgccggactgacgacgcacaccactggcttggtgtggggagcaggaacagaccgagccgggctggcgacgcgcaccattggcttggtgcggggagcaggaacaggccgggccgggctggcgacgcgcaccattggcctggtgcggggagcaggaacgggccggaccgggctggcgacgcgcaccataggcttggtgcgggatgccggagcgggccggaccgggctgacgacgcgcaccactgacttggtgcggggagcaggaacaggccgggccgggctggcgacgcgcaccattggcttggtgcggggagcaggaacaggccgggccggcgacgcgcaccataggcttggtgcggggagcaggaacaggccgggccgggctggcgacgcgcaccattggcttggtgcggggagcaggaacaggccgggccgggctggcgacgcgcaccataggcatagtgcggggagcaggaacaggccggactgggttggcgacgcgcaccacaggctcggtgcgagggacaggaacaggccggaccgtactggggacacacaccactggccctatgcggggatcaggaacgggccggaccggactggtaacacaccccagtacctctcgccgtgcctctacactttccttcccctttgtgaccagcggcccccgtaacctggcggcctcctctgccaacccgctggaccgctctattgcggtctcctgctgccccgtcgtccacggcgtgagcccccacctaaaaaatttctgggcgtctctcctccccgtggaccaggcctccctatctctcgccagactctcaccccactgctccaaagtacaacctctctgctcttcacttggcttggcccagtcgagactcttcctccactgctcccaagtccaccctctctgctcttcacttggcttggcccagtcgagactcttcctccactgctcccaagtccaacctctctgctcttcacttggcttgacccagtcgaggttgcaacggagatccgctagagattcccctggcgatggctcctggacacgctacttggtccagttttggtgggatcttctgtcacgatcatcgaaggaggaggaccaaggcgcagcgtgatattcgTACATCTTACTTTATTAAGTGCACACacgacaaacaaaacaacaaacgatacgtgaagtccaacggtactaacacaaaccaaaaggaacaagatcccacaaacactgtggaaaaacagactgtttaaatatggttcccaatcagagacaaccagcaacagctgacactcgttgcctctgattgagaaccactctggccaacatagaaacacaatacaagAACTATaccctagaaacacaaaactagaacaacataaagaacactcacaccctggctcaacatacaagcgtccccagagccagggcgtgacagcgatatgcaacttttcagggaagtcaggaaccaatatacacaatcagttaggaaagcaaaggctaactttttcaaacagaaatgtgcatcctgtagcactaactccagaaagttttgggacactataaagaccatggagaataagagcacctcctcccagttgcccactgcactgaggctaggaaacactgtcactaccgataaaaaATTCAAccagcattttgctacggctggccatgctttccacctggctaccccggccaacagctctgcaccctccgcaaCAGCTTGCCCCCCCccgacttagaatatgtggacaactacaaatacctaggtgtctggttagactgtaaactctccttccagactcacattaagcatttccaatccaaagttaaatctagaatcggcttcctatttcgcaacaaagcctccttcaatcATGCTGCTAAGCATtccctcgttaaactgactatcctaccgatccttgacttcggcgatgtcatttacaaaatagcctccaacactctactcagcaaattggacgtagtctatcacagtgccatccgttttgtcaccaaagccccatatactacccaccattgtgacatttttttacactttagtcatttagcagacgctcttatccagagcgagttacagttagtgagtgcatacattttcatactggtcccccgtgggaatcaaacccacaaccctggcgttgcaagcgccatgctctaccaactgagctacacgggactacgtgatgacctgtacgctttcgttggctggccctcactacatattcgtcaccaaacccactggctccaggtaatctataaatcccttctaggcaaatccccgccttattttagctcattggtcaccatagctacacacacccgtagtatgcgttccagcaggtatatctcactggtcatcctcaaagccaacacctcctttggccgccattccttccagttctctgctgcaaatgactggaacgaactgcaaaaatctctgaagctggagacacttatctccttcactatctttaagcatcagttgtcagagcagcttaccgatcactgcacctgtacacagcccatctgtaattagcccacccaactaccgcatccccatattgttatttacattgttctttattttgctcatttgcaccccagtatctctatttgcacatactcttctgcacatctattactccagtgttaatactaaattataattattttgcactatggcctatttattgccttacctccataacttactacatttgcacacactttatatagattttctattgtgttattgactgtacgttttgtttattccatatgtaactctgtgttgttgttgttttttccgcactgctttgctttatcttggccaggtcgcagttgtaaatgagaacttgttctcaactggcttacctggttaaataaaggtgaaataaaataaataaataaataaagaatgttattttcaaaattcttcaggctctgtcaaattggttgttgatcattgctagacaaccattgtttttggtcttgccatagattttcaagcatatttaagtcaaaattgtaacccggccactcaggaacattcactgtcttcttggtaagcaactccagtgtagatttggccttgtgttttaggttattcatctcccagtgtctggtggaaagcagactgaaccaggttatcctaggattttgactgtgcttggctccattccatttattttttatcctgaaaaacttcccAATCCATaaagattacaagcatacccataacatgatgcagccaccactatgcttgaaaatattttattggatttgccccaaatcagaacaaaaagttaaattgctttgccacattttttgctgtATTACatgttgcaaacaagatgcatgttttggaacattttattctgtacaggcttccttcttttcactctgtcaattgggttcgtattatggagtaactacaatgttattgatccatcctcagttttctcctatcacagccattacactaactgttttaaagacaccattggcctcatggtgaaatccctgagcagttttcttcctctccagcaactgagttaggaaggacgcctgtatctttgtagtgactgggtgtattgataataACGTCACaatactcaaagggatattcaatatctgctttaaaaactatccatctaccaataggtgcccttctttgtgaggcattagaaaacatccctggtctttgtggttaaatctgtgtttgaaattcatgctcgactgaggaaccttacagataattgtatgtgtggggtacagagatgaggtagtcattacaaaatcatgttaaacactattattgcacacagagtccatgtgggttgttaagcaaatgtttactcctgaacttatttaggcttgtaaaacaaaggggttgaatacatttcagcatttcatttttaattaatttgtaaacatttctaaaaacataattccactttgacgtgatggggtattgtgtgtgggccAGTGACCAACAATCTCAatggaatccattttaaattcaggctttaacacaacaaaaatgtgggaaaggtcaaggggtatgaatactttctgaaggtactgtatgtcaaagtgtgtcaaatatgtaagttaaaCACTGCGACTGCGTGATGTTCCGGAGACATCCTAACGACGAATTTACATTCGCAGGGCATCACCTGTGAAATCTCATGTGAAGAATATCCACGTGAAActacatgatttcacatgtgaaatatcACGTAAAATAACATTTGATATGTGCAAAACATGTCACAATTTCAcatgaaatcatgtgatttttccacatgtgaaatcatgtggtttttccgtaAGGGTATAAGCTAATGCAATCGGCTTCATATGTCTAAATTGAATACAGCACCATCAGCATTTCACTCATGACTCCATCTATTCCTAGTGGCTTTGAATAacatttatacagtgggggaaaaaagtatttagtcagccaccaattaattgtgcaagttctcccacttaaaaagatgagagaggcctgtaattttcatcataggtacacgtcaactatgacagacaaaatgagaattttttttccagaaaataacattgtaggatttttaatgaatttatttgcaaattatggtggaaaataagtatttggtcaataacaaaagtttctcaatactttgttatataccctttgttggcaatgacacaggtcaaacgttttctgtaagtcttcacaaggttttcacacactgttgctggtattttggcccattcctccatgcagatctcctctagagcagtgatgttttgggggctgtcgctgggcaacacggactttcaactccctccaaagattttctatgggggttgagatctggagactggctaggccactccaggaccttgaaatgcttcttacgaagccactcccttcgttgcccggcggtgtgtttgggatcattgtcatgctgaaagacccagccacgtttcatcttcaatgcccttgctgatggaaggaggttttcactcaaaatctcacgatacatggccccattcattctttcctttacacggatcagttgtcctggtccctttgcagaaaaacagccccaaagcatgatgtttccacccccatgcttcacagtaggtatggtgttctttggatgcaactcagcattctttgtcctccaaacacgacgagttgagtttttaccaaaaagttatattttggtttcatctgaccatatgacattctccccaatcctcttctggatcatccaaatgcactctagcaaacttcagacgggcctggacatgtactggcttaagcagggggacacgccttgcactgcaggatttgagtcccctggcggcgtagtgtgttactgatggtaggctttgttactttggtcccagctctctgcaggtcattcactaggtccccctgtgtggttctgggatttttgctcaccgttcttgtgatcattttgaccccacggggtgagatcttgcgtggagccccagatcgagggagattatcagtggtcttgtatgtcttctatttcctaataattgctcctacagttgatttcttcaaaccaagctgcttgcctattgcagattcagtcttcccagcctggtgcaggtctacaattttgtttctggtgtcctttgacagctctttggtcttggccatagtgcagtttggagtgtgactgtttgaggttgtggacaggtgtcttttatactgataacaagttcaaacaggtgccattaatacaggtaacgagtggaggacagaggagcctcttaaagaagaagttacaggtctgtgagagccagaaatcttgcttgtttgtaggtgaccaaatacttattttccaccataatttgcaaataaattcattaaaaatcctacaatgtgattttcaggaaaaaaaattctcaatttgtctgtcatagttgacgtgtacctatgatgaaaattacaggcctctctcatctttttaagtgggagaacttgcacaattggtggctgactaaatacttttttcccccactgtacatgaacgTGTCCAGAAGTCCCTAAAATAGACCACCTCTAGATAAGAGCAAacctacgtcccaaatggtaacctattccctacacgcactggttaaaagtagtgcactatatagggcatagggtgctaTTTAGGACACGAGACAACTGAAGTAAATTATAGAGAGAGAGTTACTAATACCGTTATGGCCCCTGACAAAACTACCATGTTTCACTTGATGATGCCTTACTTGTGTCTAAGCATTGTAAGAAGTGAATCATCAGATAGATGCATGTGTGCATGCCTGAGTGTGTGTTAGTTGTCCATCACAGAAATCTGATTAATTTGATGGTTTTGGGGTTGCATCATGTGAATGTTAAGGTTGGGACTGTTAGTCATGACTCATGTTGCATacaagggtatgtgtgtgtgtgtccctgactGGGGCCTgtgttatagagacagtagatctCACCTGCtgtaagagagaggagagcaacTGTAGCCTCTGCTGTAGTTCCATCCCATTCTGTccctcctgacagacagacacacatggaCGGACAGGTGGACGGACGGAAAGACACAGGAGAAAGggagaaggggaaggagagatagagagaaacaggTGAAAGACAGATGTGGGACATGGATGTCACAGAAAAATATGGATTAGAGAAGAGGTGAGCGAAGAGGGAGAGGTTAAGGATGAGTAGAAGGTACAGACAGATGAAAGGGAGGGAAAATAAAGGAGTGACCGAGAGAAACAAGATAAAGGAGTAAGAAACAGAGAGTTTAAGATAAGAGTAAAGATAACTCAGGGTAGCCCCCTGCCGTGTTTAGGTGAggacacagacaggacagacaggttgTGGATGGTAGGCTAAAGCCATAGAGATGTACTAAAGAGCTCATCTCCTATCTTttccatgctaaaacaggctttgGGCCAAGCATCCCTATCCAAGTATCCATATCCCTAGATTTGGCCCTCTTTCCAACTCTATGGCTAAAGCTAAATATGAAACAAAGACTTCCTGTTCCGCCTCGCTCTGCTCACCTGTCCACCACACAGCACCCCTTCCTGGATAGATGGGGTAATTGCAGGCGAGGAGGGCGTGGATGCTGCCTTTTCTTTTCTGTCTTCCACTTGTTCCCCCTTTTTTGCGGTCTCTCCGTCCACCTCTTTTCTCTGTCGTCTCTTACTTTGCCTGTTCTTCTCCACTGTCTTATTTTCCCTGTCATCTACTTTCACTTCCAaactcttccctcctctctccaacctcctctccttctctctctcctcctctctcaatgTCGGACTTtccattagtctctctctctttttcagttCCGGCCCGTTCACTGACTccattgtctctctctttgtcctatCCCTACTTTTActgctctgtctctcactctgtctctgccgatctcgctctctctcattctgcCTCAGCTTCTCTTTCGGTCTGTCACtttctcggtctctgtctctccttccggGGGGACTTTTGATTGTCTCGTCTTCGGACGAGCTCACTACTTCCTTGCTGCTGGCTCGTCCAACCAGCTGGCCCAGTTTGGAGTAGAGCTCCTGCTCCAGTGTGTCTCCAGAGCCGGGCCCAGAGCTGCTGGGGGACAGGGGGCCAGGGGCAGGGGCCATGCGGTTAGCGGAGCTGGGGGCCGCAGAGTTAGGGGCCACAGTGTCCTGGTTCTCGGGCTCGGGGGTCATGACCTCAGAGGAGTTCTCGGGCATGGGCTCCACATCAGGCGCTGGCATCTCCTCACTCATGCCACTCTTTAGCAGGGCGTTCAGCAGGAAACTGTTCTCCTACGGGTGGAgatcgagagcgagagagagagagagcgagagagagagagagagagagagagagagagagagagagagagagagagagagagagagagagagagagacagaaagagacagaaagagagagcaataggGAGAGACCTtaaagcttatttctttcaatATGAAAAAACATTGTCCTTTCCTGCCACCTAGTGGTGTAGTAATGTTTCACAATCGTCTTATGAGGGTTGACCAATGACTTCACACCTTTTTTCAGACATTTATAACAACTAGAATGAGGTGGAGTAAAGATGATTAAAACATCTCTGTACCTCAATCTATTACTGTCAATGAGAAATTAGAAGAGATTGGTGTAGCTGCTACACGCTCCATATCttaatttttttgtcaattagcagAAACTGTCAGCCAGAGAgatttacagtcagtgcattcaactaaggtagataagacaaccacatatcacagtcattgcaAGTAAAACCTTCCTCAAGGCTTTGAGTGATGTCCTCCCACCTGTGCAGATGGTGAATAAAGGGGCTGTGTGTGGTTCCCCGCCAGCTCCCTCTTGCTCTTCCTGCGTCTCCGTGACCTCCTGACATGGTTGCTTTGCCTGCTGTCCCCTGTCACCTTGGGGTTAAAGTTCACATCCAGCGCCTCCGGATGGAGCGAGTACGAAGGGAGGTTCTGGTGTTGATGCTGATGCTGATGATGGTGGTACTGAGCTTGTTGGGGATGAAGATGCTGGTCCGGGTTAGGGCCTGTCTTCTTCATTAAGTTCTGGAGGGGTTTGCGGGGGCGGGTGGAGGGTACCGAGGAGGACTCTGAGTCAGAGTTGAGGGTCTCTGTGTTGGTGTACTGGCCCGAGGAGGGCGAGGTGACCGGGAGGTGGACCGGGGTGTACGTCCACTCAGGGTCGTGCTGGGAGTCCGTGTAGTACGTCTCGTCTGAGAGTTTCCGTTGGAACTGGCGCAGCGCGGCCCCCCAGCCCCCCTTGTCGTCCTCCTGGTCGGACTCGGAGCCCATCTCGTCGTAGGCCGAGACTACGCCAGACTCTTTCTCCAGGACGCTGAACACTAACGACTTTCTCTTGGTCAGTAGGCTGGGACGGGAGTGCTGAGAGCTCTGCAGAGCGATCCAGTTACCATCAGGGCTCTGCAGCACCGAGGACGCACCTGTACATACAAGCACAGATAAACATATCCAGAGCTTTACGTATGTGACAAACACAGCATTCTTCCTGTGAATGTAACGGTATGGAATTGTCTTGTTGCATGTAACATATTTGACTGTACAAATGACAGACATGACTGTACTGACATGTCTTTGCATGTAATGTGTGACAATATGGACATATCTCTCTGGGTTGAGTGTAGAGTGTTGTGTGTGACAATACGGATGATTTCGCTATGGACgtctctaatgtgtgtgtgtgactgtatgaGGGATCTATGTTTCAGTCTGTGTCTTACTGGAGTTGTCCAGGCGGTCCACACTCTTCCAGCTGGGCAGTGAGGAGGCCCTTGCAGTGTCCTTAAGAGAGGCGTAGTCTTgtacccctccacctccccctgccCCCACTAGTGCCTCAGTGGTCTTCTCTGGAGAATCATCACTGGTCAGGGAGAACGCAGACCGCGAcctctgtgcacacacacacacgcacacacacacgcacgcacacgcacacgcacacgcacacacacacacacacacacacacgtaaatgaTAGGCTACACAATTTAAAAACTACAAGCGCTGAAACGGTAACAAAGAATTACACAGAATGATGCATTCTGGGCCTACCAGCCAAGGACAGCTTCAAATGTAACAGGCACAGTGGCAAAATTGCGTTCTGGGGAGCAATTTTCCCACGCTCCAGTTCCAGCCAAACATTTCAGGCTTAGGTACAAAAGATTAGCTTGGTTTGTTTGGGTGGCAATGTAGATACCACAGACCATGTGCTGGTATTCACTGATCCAACTGAAATTGAActagtttcccacggggggccagtatgaaaatgtatgcactcactaactgtaagtcgctctggataagagcgtctgctaaatgactaaaatgtaaatgtgatagggtgccatttggtatgaACAACCAGTCTAATGGATGTGATTAATATATAGAGTCTGCAGGG
This sequence is a window from Coregonus clupeaformis isolate EN_2021a chromosome 7, ASM2061545v1, whole genome shotgun sequence. Protein-coding genes within it:
- the myripb gene encoding rab effector MyRIP, coding for MAETLTVALRVAEEAIEEAIAKAEEFTDSLEKQNEARYLQDHKEELIEELATTIVQKIIQRRKRSEMQTEYDFVWPQSQGQPQDSEMSSPSLPPHSILAQANRAHLKSSYSLWRSRSAFSLTSDDSPEKTTEALVGAGGGGGVQDYASLKDTARASSLPSWKSVDRLDNSSASSVLQSPDGNWIALQSSQHSRPSLLTKRKSLVFSVLEKESGVVSAYDEMGSESDQEDDKGGWGAALRQFQRKLSDETYYTDSQHDPEWTYTPVHLPVTSPSSGQYTNTETLNSDSESSSVPSTRPRKPLQNLMKKTGPNPDQHLHPQQAQYHHHQHQHQHQNLPSYSLHPEALDVNFNPKVTGDSRQSNHVRRSRRRRKSKRELAGNHTQPLYSPSAQENSFLLNALLKSGMSEEMPAPDVEPMPENSSEVMTPEPENQDTVAPNSAAPSSANRMAPAPGPLSPSSSGPGSGDTLEQELYSKLGQLVGRASSKEVVSSSEDETIKSPPGRRDRDRESDRPKEKLRQNERERDRQRQSERQSSKSRDRTKRETMESVNGPELKKRERLMESPTLREEEREKERRLERGGKSLEVKVDDRENKTVEKNRQSKRRQRKEVDGETAKKGEQVEDRKEKAASTPSSPAITPSIQEGVLCGGQKCSATSLCSITTEVLKVLNATEELIGEAGGDSVTPSECMSASESFSSSLETRKLDQKLTKMEENVYLAAGAVYGLEGALGDLEEMARGISSGTSDRELAFLEDQVATAAAQVQQSELQISDIEVRILSLKTAGLNVAACNRFSKFSNPKPKPQTLDTSRQQRRKLPAPPVKDKESEQQVIALQP